From Helicoverpa armigera isolate CAAS_96S chromosome 19, ASM3070526v1, whole genome shotgun sequence, one genomic window encodes:
- the LOC126054728 gene encoding kielin/chordin-like protein, which yields MCMGRRCPELHDPQNARGAYQVTDEDLLYIKDCNEGDKLQLDECTYCFCHGCTKWACLRYCETREPELPPTIPTKRPSIPPSIPPSIPPSIPPSIPPSIPPSIPPPIPPSIPPSCTPSTPPCTDPSTPPCTEQSTPPCTDPSTPPCTPPCTDPSTPPCTPPCTKSPKKPSTKPTTKPSRTPCHICKNPMKLPPEYDENGNPVFLPIKNSQLCKHKDYYVKDSCNACFCARKFWHCTDNIHCVPDKNKKPQIETECPLGQQFRVGACHRCYCMHLDGSYTCKREINCVTVTDCSKDKYWFPKVCQAVKTKSCEFADRLRLDACNYCVCNSGKVYTCTQIECSSAKITGRSGRCVEGHKYYLADGCNFCICQGGQEFCTSRPCLPNADAQLQGGSTSRAVASRQLETCIDYEELPSGGACNTCICLHGRKICTMTHCTDSTADWTTRLAAAHNRNAACLKGTFIHNPNQPCSICLCGGNDPGSHNMCFTDAECVKQVISPLIG from the exons ATGTGCATGGGAAGACGGTGTCCAGAATTGCATGATCCTCAAAATGCTAGGGGAGCTTACCAAGTCACAGATGAAGACT tattaTATATCAAAGATTGCAATGAAGGAGACAAACTTCAGTTGGATGAGTGCACTTATTGCTTCTGTCACGGCTGCACGAAGTGGGCGTGTCTAAGATATTGTGAAACCAGGGAACCTGAGTTACCACCTACGATACCGACTAAACGACCATCTATCCCACCATCTATCCCACCATCTATCCCACCATCTATCCCACCATCTATCCCACCATCTATCCCACCATCTATCCCACCACCTATCCCACCATCTATCCCACCATCTTGTACGCCATCTACGCCACCATGTACAGACCCATCAACTCCACCATGTACAGAACAATCTACGCCACCATGTACAGACCCATCAACTCCACCATGTACTCCACCATGTACAGACCCATCTACTCCACCATGTACTCCTCCATGTACAAAATCACCTAAGAAACCATCTACTAAACCAACTACTAAACCATCTAGGACACCATGTCATATATGTAAGAACCCAATGAAGCTACCCCCAGAGTATGATGAAAATGGAAATCCTGTATTTTtac CTATCAAAAATTCACAACTATGTAAACATAAAGACTATTATGTAAAAGATTCATGTAACGCGTGTTTCTGCGCGCGGAAATTCTGGCATTGTACAGATAATATTCATTGTGTTCCTGACAAGAATAAGAAGC CTCAAATTGAAACAGAATGCCCTTTAGGACAACAATTTAGAGTGGGTGCATGTCATCGGTGTTATTGCATGCATCTTGACGGTTCATATACCTGTAAGCGGGAAATAAACTGTGTTACCGTCACAG acTGTTCAAAAGATAAATACTGGTTTCCAAAAGTTTGTCAAG CTGTCAAAACGAAATCTTGCGAGTTTGCAGACAGATTAAGACTAGATGCATGCAATTATTGCGTTTGCAATTCTGGCAAAGTATATACATGTACGCAAATCGAATGCTCCAGTGCCAAAA TTACAGGACGATCTGGCAGATGTGTCGAAGGACACAAATATTACTTGGCTGATGGTTGTAACTTCTGCATATGTCAAGGCGGCCAGGAGTTCTGCACGTCAAGACCTTGCCTGCCCAATGCTGATG CACAACTCCAAGGAGGGTCAACTTCACGTGCTGTAGCGAGTCGGCAACTCGAGACTTGCATTGATTATGAGGAACTCCCTTCCGGCGGTGCTTGCAACACTTGCATATGTCTGCACGGCCGAAAGATCTGCACTATGACACATTGCACTGACAGTACTGCAGACTGGACAACCCGACTTGCTGCTGCTCACAACC GTAATGCCGCATGTCTCAAAGGTACCTTCATCCACAACCCGAACCAGCCCTGCAGCATATGTCTTTGTGGCGGCAACGATCCAGGGTCCCACAATATGTGCTTCACAGATGCCGAGTGTGTCAAACAAGTCATCAGCCCCTTGATCGGCTAA